From the Verrucomicrobiales bacterium genome, one window contains:
- a CDS encoding amino acid ABC transporter ATP-binding protein, whose protein sequence is MIVVKDLVKSYGAQRVLKGISLSQTRGEAIVLIGPSGCGKSTFLRCLNQLESMDSGSVTIDGLQFERHGQTLTTEDREKQRQLRLRAGMVFQSFHLFPHLTVLRNITEAPRVVKGETAESAEERGRELLRKVGLEDRAGFYPSQLSGGQQQRVAIARALAMSPQAMLFDEPTSALDPELRGEVLKVMRDLAEEGMTMIVVTHEMSFAREMADRVIFFDQGMIGEEGPPEQLFNAPRLERTREFLRRSSKL, encoded by the coding sequence ATGATCGTCGTTAAGGACCTGGTCAAATCCTATGGCGCGCAGCGAGTCTTGAAGGGCATTTCGCTGAGCCAAACGCGCGGCGAGGCGATCGTGTTGATCGGTCCCAGCGGCTGCGGCAAGAGCACCTTTTTACGCTGCCTCAACCAATTGGAATCGATGGATTCGGGATCGGTGACGATCGACGGCTTGCAGTTCGAGCGTCATGGCCAAACGCTCACGACGGAGGATCGCGAAAAACAACGCCAGCTCCGCCTGCGGGCCGGCATGGTGTTCCAGAGTTTTCACCTTTTTCCGCATCTCACCGTGCTCCGGAACATCACGGAAGCGCCCCGCGTCGTGAAGGGAGAGACGGCTGAAAGCGCTGAGGAGCGCGGCAGGGAACTCCTACGCAAGGTAGGCTTGGAAGATCGCGCCGGGTTCTACCCGAGCCAGCTTTCCGGCGGACAGCAGCAACGGGTCGCCATTGCGCGAGCGCTCGCCATGAGTCCGCAGGCGATGCTCTTCGACGAGCCGACCAGCGCACTGGATCCCGAGTTGCGGGGGGAGGTTTTGAAAGTGATGCGGGATCTGGCGGAAGAGGGCATGACCATGATCGTCGTGACCCATGAAATGAGCTTCGCGCGCGAGATGGCCGATCGGGTGATCTTCTTCGACCAGGGAATGATCGGGGAGGAGGGACCTCCCGAGCAACTCTTCAACGCTCCTCGATTGGAGAGGACGCGCGAATTTTTGAGACGGAGTTCCAAATTATGA